The DNA segment AAGCGATTCGTAATAGAGGGCAAGTTCAGGCGCCGCCTGCAAGCGTCGGTTTTCGGCGAGCAAACGCACCAAATTCGCCGACTCGGCGTCGAACGCATCTGCACCGGCATCGATGATGATCTGCGCCTGCACCATCGGCGGGACACGCGGATCGAGGATCAATGTCTGTACGTCAGGCAGTGCAACGATAGTCGCCAACGTGTCCACTGCATGCTTCCACGCCGGTACACGCTTCGCCGACTGCGCCAACTCGAATGCGGCCCTGGCGTATGGACGCGCGAAAGTGATCTGCTCGGACATAATGTGTGCCTCCGTCAGATCTGGCCAACGAGGTCGTCGAGTGCCTGTTCATGTACCTTGGCATCGACCTCTCGCGCCAACACGCGCCCAGCACCCTCCACGGCAAGCGATACCACTTGGCTGCGCAGCTGCTGCCTTGCGCGTGCGACCTCCTGGACCAGCTCCGCCTCAGCCGCGGTCTTGATGCGATCGCTCTCCGCTGTCGCTGCGTTTTTGGCTTCATCGATGATCTCAGCGCTACGCTTCTGCGCCTGCGCAATGATCTCCGCTGCCTGTGTCTTAGCTTCGCGAAGGCGCTCTTCTGCGCGCTGCTCGGCCAATTCGTGCTCACGACGTCCCCGCTCGGCTGCCGCAAGTCCTTCCGCGATGCGGCTCTTGCGATCTTCCAGCATGCGCGTCATAGGCCCCCATAAGGTCGCCTTGACGAACAATACCAGCAGTCCAAACGTCAGGATCTGGGCAAATAGTGTTGCGGTAATACTCACGGTAGCCCCCCGGTCTGCAGGCTGAGTTTATCGGACGATCAGCTGCCTACAGCTGCCTTGACGGCACTGGCGGCCGCACCGATGAACGGATTTGCAAACAGGAACCACATCGCGAAGGCGAGGATGATGAAGGGGAAGGACTCCATCAGGCCGGCGAAAATGAACATGTTGGTCATCAGCGTCGGACGCAGTTCAGGCTGACGTGCAATACCCTCGAGGGTCTTGGAACAGATCAGACCCCAACCGATGGCGGAACCGAGGCCCGCGGCGGCAAGGATCACGCCAACACCGACGGCAGTGTAGGCATAGATCATGGTAATCATTTCGGCATTCATGGTGACCTCCTGAAAAGTCTGATGATTTCGTCTAGGACTAGGTAAAAGAACGTTTTTAATGATCCGAGGTGTGCGCCATTCCCAGGTACACAATGGTCAGCACCATGAAAATGAAGGCCTGCAAGGTAATCACGAGGATGTGGAATATAGACCATCCAAGGCCCGCGAGTATTTGTAGGGGAAACCAGCCCAGCAGACTCCAGCTCAAGGTATCGGCGTGCGTCAACACCAACAGCGCGATGAGCATGAACACCAGCTCGCCAGCGAACATGTTGCCAAACAGTCGCAACGCCAGGCTGAGTGGCTTGGCAATTTCCTCAATCAAACTCATGACGATGTTCACCGGTACGAAGTACTTACCGAAGGGGTGGAACAAGAACATCTTGAGATAGCCCACGGGGCCCTTGATCGTAAGGTTGTAATAAATGATCAGTGCAAACACCGTTAACGCCATACCGAAGGGCGCACCCAGATTGGCCGTCGGCACCGCGCGGAAATAAACGGGCCCCTGCACACCGAATACCGCGTGCGCGACCCAGGCTACCGCCGTAGGAATCAAATCGACTGGGATCAGGTCTATGAAATTCATCAGGAAAACCCAGACGAATATCGTTAACGCCAATGGGCCGATCAGCGGATTGGCCTTAGAGGTGAACACATCCCGCACTTGGCCGTTGACAAATTCGACCATGGCCTCAAGCACGTTTTGCATACCGGTGGGCTTATCGGCATCAAGGCTACGCCCGATACGCCAAGCCACGAAGCCAATGAGAATGGCAACAAGCAGCCCCATCAACCATGAGTCGACGAAGAATGCGTGAAAATCGATGATATTAGAGGTTTGATGTGTCGTCGGATTGCAACCGATGCACCAATCGGTCAAATGGTGCTGCATGTACTCAACGGCATTCACCGGTTGAGAGGTTTCGGTTGCGCTCATTCTCGTACGCTCCTCAGTCGTGACTACCTGCCTGCTACACGCAATGATCGATCTATCGATCGTGCGTGCGCGTGCTTATCAAGATGTAGGCGGCCTGCGCGCCTACAAACGTGCCTATCAGCGGGAGGGGAGCGAGCTTGAAAAAACCCAATCCTGTCGCCAGCGCTGCCAGAACAAACACAAAGCGTAGAACCGCGCTGATATAAAGCAGCGCCATCCCTCGCTGAACGCTGACCGAAACAACCGCCCCGACGCGCTCGATGCGGCGTACCAGCATCAATGTATTGGCCAAGGCCACTGCGCCACCATAGAGCGCCGCCTCGATACCATGTTGTCCTTTTGCGTAGGCGGCTATTCCTACCCCAATCAGCACCAATCCGGTCTGAAACATCAAGATTGAGCTGCGCATACCGCCCTCTTTGACCGGAAGGCCTCAGGGGCCTCCCCCGTACATGCCCGCGGCGCAGTATAGAGAGTCACTCTTACAGCGTCAACCGAAGTCCTAGTCACTTGATATGAGACAAAATCCCATCCAGTTCATCGAGGCTGTTGTACTGAATGATCAATCGCCCGGTGCCCTTGTTGCCCTGCTCGATACGTACCTTTGCACCCAAA comes from the Acidihalobacter yilgarnensis genome and includes:
- a CDS encoding F0F1 ATP synthase subunit delta; amino-acid sequence: MSEQITFARPYARAAFELAQSAKRVPAWKHAVDTLATIVALPDVQTLILDPRVPPMVQAQIIIDAGADAFDAESANLVRLLAENRRLQAAPELALYYESLCDAAEGTIEAEAISAYPLDETQRESLVAALKRRLGKNVNLSTREDSALLAGVVVHAGDLVIDGSLKGRLGQMARAMSR
- a CDS encoding F0F1 ATP synthase subunit B, whose product is MSITATLFAQILTFGLLVLFVKATLWGPMTRMLEDRKSRIAEGLAAAERGRREHELAEQRAEERLREAKTQAAEIIAQAQKRSAEIIDEAKNAATAESDRIKTAAEAELVQEVARARQQLRSQVVSLAVEGAGRVLAREVDAKVHEQALDDLVGQI
- the atpE gene encoding F0F1 ATP synthase subunit C, whose protein sequence is MNAEMITMIYAYTAVGVGVILAAAGLGSAIGWGLICSKTLEGIARQPELRPTLMTNMFIFAGLMESFPFIILAFAMWFLFANPFIGAAASAVKAAVGS
- the atpB gene encoding F0F1 ATP synthase subunit A, translated to MSATETSQPVNAVEYMQHHLTDWCIGCNPTTHQTSNIIDFHAFFVDSWLMGLLVAILIGFVAWRIGRSLDADKPTGMQNVLEAMVEFVNGQVRDVFTSKANPLIGPLALTIFVWVFLMNFIDLIPVDLIPTAVAWVAHAVFGVQGPVYFRAVPTANLGAPFGMALTVFALIIYYNLTIKGPVGYLKMFLFHPFGKYFVPVNIVMSLIEEIAKPLSLALRLFGNMFAGELVFMLIALLVLTHADTLSWSLLGWFPLQILAGLGWSIFHILVITLQAFIFMVLTIVYLGMAHTSDH
- a CDS encoding ATP synthase subunit I, whose amino-acid sequence is MFQTGLVLIGVGIAAYAKGQHGIEAALYGGAVALANTLMLVRRIERVGAVVSVSVQRGMALLYISAVLRFVFVLAALATGLGFFKLAPLPLIGTFVGAQAAYILISTRTHDR